AGGTTCCGTAaagatgacagatttagaagTTATAGTCGCCATCTGCTGGTGAGGCCTGTAATACACAGCGGGTTTGTCAGCCTGGGCATTCATTGGCTTCTTCACACAAACTGATGTCAGGTGACCCGCTCCTTGAGGGGTCCTGAAGGAATTGTAAATTAATCCTGGGAATTTTTGTGTCAGTGGAAAGATAGAAGTGTCTTCAAGTGTAAAATCTGATTTTCACTTTGATCACTGACAGTGAAGGTGAAGTCAGTCAGCTGACTCATCTCCTTGAGGTTGGGTGACAGTGGGAACAgcaaggaggaggtgcagtttaatgtctaacgtgacaccaagtgactcagtaaaacaccaaactccatcAGTATGGCCGATATGTGACTGAGCGGTGAGTCCTCGTCTTGAGTAACTAATAGAGGGGCAGAAAATGTCTTTTGAGAGGCCAGCACTCCAGTCACTTCTGTCACTCTGTGCTCCTAATTAGTCACTGGAATGAGGCTCTTAATACTAAGACAGTcatgtggtcctgctggagcaatgctactgaaaggcgctatatagaatgaCTGAGCAGGTGACATTCAGCGACACTCAGAGGCCAAAGCAGTTCGGACGTCAGCCTGCAGGAAATGTGGCTGTGACTCAACAGTGATCCCTGCTGGTCAGTCTGGTAGGTCTGAGGTGTCACCACCCATCACTACAACACAAACACCTGTACAGTGACACTGAACAACATCATTTACCTTCGTTCCCACGTTTGAGTcgtgctgtaaattcttactgtaaatataattgacaaataaTTCAGCGAACgaacttgtgaagaaggtggaGCTGGAGTATTACGTCACTTCATTAACGAAAATGCCGTGATGGGGGGACGGGGGTGGTGTTGGGGTTGACGGAGAGCTGAAGGCAGATGACAGAGATAGGAGAACGGATATCAGCGAACTGAGAGCAGACGGTGGTGGAAGGAGGGAGGAGGGGTGACGGGGGATTCCTCGCAgggaggaggaatattttgttgaaggtagtaggaatgatggagttttctctgagggaggaggatgtcctaaaattGACACCgtacacctgattggctactcaaacCCATTAATAATGGTGACAATGACAGTCGCACTCGCCCCGCATTCTCATCAAGAAATTCACTCACAGAGGTGCTACCCTCCACCCCCACCTatagtgtaaaaataattttgaccttaaactgcaaacacaaagacacctgagtgtgtggggacatcaagtgaccggtggagggtactggtcatTCGTCACATGGTGTCGGATGGCAGATTGTTACAATGGAATTACGACTAAGATAAAACCCTGGGTGGAGCAGCTCAGTGAAGGAGGtattgaacctgtgcaggagggtcattgtgtgtgagacactataaaatgacagagagccagcaggccagtccagatacacacctattctggggctgtagggggcgctgattacaGTCTGCTTCATATTGTAACGCACAGAGTACTGGGATTGAGACAACCGTAAACACCAGGACTTGTCATTGTTTCCAAGGCCACACTCCTCGCCCCAtcctttcctgctcagtcctttatatgcgactccaatctCCATGAAGTCTCCACTGCACttcacctcccagtaacagcgagtcccagtcaaagcctctctgcacagaagtTGGGCACATcggtcaaatctgtcaggatgatcaggatattcagCCTCTGTCCTCTCacgtgtcaccttcttgttcccttcgGTCAGACGGATCtctctgtgtgccgtgttgatgtctggtgtgaggggacagaagtctgaaaggagagaaaagaaaatgaattgaggaaatctgggagtgtgttACGGGACTGGGGGGTGGAGCACAACACAGATAAAAATCAATCAGCACCTGCGCTGTCAagacactaatagtaaagagctcatctgattggactGAATCTGTGAGAATTAGATTAGCAAATGACGACAACAAACAACAAAGTGACATTCAGGCAAGTCAGACATTCATAAGTCGTCTCAGTTGTCAGTGAAATCTCAACCTTTCTGGATATTCCATGGACAATTATAAGTGGTATTAGTGGAAAGTGTAAGCGTTTAAGAACAGCAACTCGGCCATAAAGCATATTACTATGTAAAGTCTTAGTATGGGGTCAATGGCTGCTGTAAGGTGCATTGTGGGTAAATGTCACCAACACTCAGCTGATTCCAAagctgaagagttccaaacttcTATAGGTATTAATTTAAGCACAAaaacttcatggaatgggtttctaTGGCCGAGCAGGTACAtgcaagcctcacatcaccaagtTCAATGCCAGGCAGCAGATGGAGTAGtaaaatcacactggccactGTGCCAAATGTGAAGCTTCGTTGAGGACGAATAATTGTGTGGGGgtactttcatttttatgcttcagcataccaagacattttggacaatgtcACCCTTACAATtatgtggaaacagtttggggaaaGCCCTTTTTTATTCCAGCATGATTGTGCCCCAATGCACAAACCAAGGTCTTTAAAGACTTGGTGGGATGTGTTCAATGTGGAAGAACTTGAGTGATCCgcacaaagccctgacctcagcCCCACTAAACTaagccttctcatccaacatcagtgcctgacctcataaatgttctacagaatgaatgggcacaaattgctacagaaacactccaaaatctttTGGAAAGACTTCCAAGAACAGTGGAAGCTGTTAGAGGTACAAAGGGGTgatcaactccatattaaagtctatggACTTGAATGCCATGTCAATAAAGTTTCTGTTGGTGtaacatcattttaataaaagtcaCAAAtcagaatattatatttttaacatgcattatctatctatctatctatctatctatctatctatctatctatctatctatctatctatctatctatctatctatctatctatctatctatctatctatctatctatgttgcagtgcctttcccatcagtcattttctctctctttctttgtttagtgtgttttcttcttctttttcttttacttcattttgttgttcCCGTTAGGGGACacaacagcagatcatcttcttccatatctttctgtcctctttatcttgctctgtcacctccatcacttgcatgtcttctctcaccacatctataaatctTCTCTTTGGATTTCCTCTTTgcctcttccctggtagctctatccttagaatcttctcccaatatactaagcatctctcctctgcatttgtccaaaccaacacaatctcgtctctctgactgtctcccaaccATGCAACCtgggctgaccctctaatgtacacatttctaatcgtatccatcctcatcacacccaattcaaatcttagcatctttaactctgccacctccagctctgtctcttgatttctggtcagtgccaccattctccaacccatatagccttcattcatctcctttctagagcagacctccacctctccagggtatcctcaacctgctctctactctcgctaaatatcacaatgtcatcagcaaagatCATAGTCCacgtggactcctgtctaatcttgtctgtcaactatCCATCAcgattgcaaataagaaaaggctcagagctgatccctgatgtaatcccacctccaacttgaatgcatctgtcactcctactgcagacctcaccacggtcacacttccctcgtacaaaTCCTGTAAAACTtttgcatacttctctgccactcccaacttcctcataaaatatcacagctcctcttgaggcaccgtgtcatgtgctttctccaggtgCACAAAGACAGAATGTAACTCCTGTtgtccttctctatacttctccatcaacagcGTCatagcaaacatcgcatctgtggtgctcttacttggcatgaaaccatactgctgctcactaatcatcacctcacttctttacctagcttccactactcattCCCATAACCATGCTGTGGCTCACCAATTTAATTCCCCTGTAATTTCCACAGTCCTGTATCCCCTTTATTCttatatcagcaccagtacacttctccacttctctcactttccaagattccattaaacaatctgatttaaaactccactgccatctctccaaaacacctccatgcttccacaggtatgtcatctgcaccatcagcctttccattcttcatcctaaTCATAGCTGTCCtttcttcctccttgctaatcagttgcacttcctgattcacctgatctccacatcatccaatctcttctctctctcattctcttcatttatcagcctctcaaagtactctttccattttctcaacagactctcctcgcttgtgagtatgttttattaccttaacctgctgcacatctttcccagctcagcccCTCTGTGTAGCCCACCGgtacttttctccctccttagtgtccaacctctcatacagctcatcatacgctttttctttagccttcgccacctctctcttcaccttgcgccttatcttcttgtactcttttCTGCTTTccgcatctctctgactatcccacttcttctttgctatcgtcttcctctgtatactctcctgcatTTCCCTATTCCACCAtcaggtttctttttcctcctttctttttccagatgtcatgccaagcacccttcttgctgtcacctttactacatcttactacatatatatatatatatataccctttggggtgtgagcagctgttgctggggatgccagaatccattgaggaagaaaaatgaaaaacattatttgtacaaaatcttaatttatttatccattcctaaataattaaatgggcaggctatttcgtatcggtgcagtacgctgcttgttaaaactgaTGACTTCCACTCTTACGttcacttagtgctgcgtgggtattatgaactatcgtatctgttcaagttctatttaaattttaaatataagtaatttttatttagtcgacagaaatatctttggtaggaatgtaagttaaatttagtcatcattgcatacatttttcttcacgacagaaatttaaagactaaattcaacttaaattcctaccaaagatatttctgcctactaaatagaacctacttatatccaaatcgaacttgaaaagatatatatttttttaatctaatcacacattttagattgacttgacatgcactacatcgagccccgtgctCTCACCTGCcagcctcaataagtcaccgtcgcttcgctcttacttttttaccgttcatttaatcatggctagtcacgaaaaaattagaaaatggaaggaggattacactgagtatggctttaccaaaacaattattgatggcgaataaagtatccattattcataaagcttcaattggtgatctgtttttctgcattaacctcatattttttcatacttctactCAAAACCAAGAGGGTGCGAAATCGACATCGtctgtcacagggggtgcgagtgcAAAATgaatccaatcaatgggtctgaatacggtgacgttgccgtacgcctgctagagggccctactaacaccaactcaaaatctgattaatagacatttattctgtgttaaagtGCCTGCAGaacagattgtgaaggcctctctgcctggcaacaaatgatggctgaaatgtgattggttaaatgctttaatacgaaaatacatgcctggaagcagcacaaccatcggaaaagctatgaaaggaagcggacagactatttgcaattatttaataagtattcatggacataatataattaacatcagtgtgtgattcagatatttttacttatgaatatgctaagcacagtccttgacccgcaaatatttaccttatgtgggcaggcactcaattacgtgggaggcgtgatgatgcgagacacaactccgcctcccacggccatcgagctgcagtctattacagtatatggatgaaaataggttccagttatgaccattacatgtagaatttcaaaatgaaacctgaccaacttttgtaagtaagctgtaatgaatgagcctgccaaatttcagccttctacctaaacgggaatttggagaattagtgatgagtcagtcagtcagttaatgagggctttgccttttattggtatagatattaataaagaaagcctgtgaaaaagtaagtacacccgattggaattttttttgttaatatttttggaCACATCAAGACTTGGGTTCAACAGACAGCTTTGGGGCTTCATTTCCAGAATCTCActttcccataatgcaccagtaaCAGGACCCACCCCACAATGTCAGCTTCTTAGTGACACCTCATTCAAACTTTCATGTCATATGCCTGCCCTGGTAtgttaaaatgaaatgatttctgTTCTGACAATTCATTTaatcaaagcacaaactcacattttaaaaagtcatctctgctctgaggttcaggaggccGGAGGACAAAAATTGGAGCTTcatgacctgaaaataaaaagaaaagagaatggcAGAAACTGTGAAGACAGCATTGTGTGATGTTGGTTACATTATTATACACATATTACAAATGTGCTGCAGTTAAAATCAAACATATATAAAGTATCTAAGAAATGAGGCATAATGTCGATTAGAATATCCTGTCACGCGTGCACTTGGCAGACAATACAAAGGTTTATCTGATTGTAATTCCATCACAAGTTGACgggtggcactgttgcctaatTCTTCTACTCCTTCCTCCCCTACAGATCAGATAACCGGCagtcccaatgatgtcacttctagccCACGGACCCCATTT
This genomic window from Polypterus senegalus isolate Bchr_013 chromosome 4, ASM1683550v1, whole genome shotgun sequence contains:
- the LOC120528405 gene encoding tripartite motif-containing protein 16-like gives rise to the protein MTWTPSGHEAPIFVLRPPEPQSRDDFLKYFCPLTPDINTAHREIRLTEGNKKVTRERTEAEYPDHPDRFDRCAQLLCREALTGTRCYWEVKCSGDFMEIGVAYKGLSRKGWGEECGLGNNDKSWCLRLSQSQYSVRYNMKQTVISAPYSPRIGVYLDWPAGSLSFYSVSHTMTLLHRFNTSFTELLHPGFYLSRNSIVTICHPTPCDE